In Phlebotomus papatasi isolate M1 chromosome 1, Ppap_2.1, whole genome shotgun sequence, the following proteins share a genomic window:
- the LOC129800612 gene encoding serine/arginine repetitive matrix protein 2-like isoform X2 — protein sequence MSDSDSDFECPIGKREVRRSSRVLRSRRNRNECQQPSRLLRSRMIVQGNAAAGTSAEDEEIEHESDSACESGAGDPCNGRIGQPGDEVDESSCDSNGSGEKCTICLSTLREQEVGIPNSCTHMYCGKCIEEWSKDVRTCPIDRLPFTHISFIENIQTFTMSRQLSLLDDDNPDDSAENVVQEEEVEETTESDSENEIPLAQRIFRRRKVNTAILDEDSNQSTSSGEKCTICYSTLKDQEIGIPDSCAHKYCGGCIEEWSKTVRTCPIDRLTFSKITIVENIRSPRVIREISVADKPEVMAEPDEEGYVDINDDIYCQLCNHSGHAEMLLLCDSCNDGYHMSCLDPPLTRVPEGHWFCLICRSCTDIETLFQTRRPRRNRRSSAQTRRRTSSNRSRRTCRIPIRSLMSTSEQGTAGSANVVEDETHWGGPSLWERHRAEVPSLSLFGMRNQLDYFVSDDESDNEHHAARSSESVGLLVAPSRSRTSTVSSLQNRKGILHSILTPRDEPSSASVDVLSNILNAQEMWHNLSRRNNTKNVRITPDGNLDFSEVVKSDKPSGETEKKKDPPPETQQAPMYPRGGRNSGGGGYYNNRQGGNRGGGNFRNNSNYSGNYQGNYQNSNYNQFNRGNQSNFGNYQGSNSGGGGGRGRENFSNTFQPFQLFRNNNNNNNNNNQNQNSRGRQQFPPRGRGQQMFTPSPNRFNQRNQNRDNYDDFSNNIVCTNRSMSDNGMNLSGMSEVNRIESDQRRNVLNLEVNAEGQGSINSLTNVDSDEEVGSAIETIQTTNTRRDIDSNYQQYTDDCDDAHQNDEDRQFDDQNDDQQYENQACNFRYPNVTPLIPPPPIQPRFGPRNDDDDDCPNFSVYSAEAMKLANNVNEPQNDNDTSLVNNQMYEEAEEDLVQLDDDDDENLERQNESIIPEGAQEISSIENNLSTSKENDAASELENIPIPSLEHIPIPGEKPPEAPPVRRDKKGVLELYDDSDWEELNLIKTDEDRPVFADPVATEPAPIESEKPAADEPVNNNVEPDPRSYTPCLDENNQMPEKEEDDGDTIDISANPMDAGGIGGMDTELISDEDCILNNGNTVADKIADGEKNDEDADGKKDPKDKEKKGGKSKGQKSKEFKKISRNNRDRNYRDRERGRDRSRSRSYSNDKENNRRRSFSKRKGKRKDLARYDVRNVVEDRWQRRGRKDQYGRDTSRQRSLSSSSPKRYSYSRSPSRRRSMSFSSRSPRRSLSRGRQPYRGRRSLSRNRRSRRSNSRRRSTSRRRSPLRRRSFSRRRSFSRSPMRRRKSYDRSVSPVRRHSRSRSLDNSRAVRLSRSRSRSRSRSPALSGSFNQRRSRSHRLSPRRLEHSLSRERVKPAKRKKGAKDGRPKAKKSKKKHTSTEKHPSPDTRAPREAHKRKGANADVSAAASKKSKKTSSPRSRSKSWNGDESCAASFSMSPPPCETFENEPSSWTPPLRDADAIRDDLAVPMPKEMSSKSRKKEKKRKQDKKRGDGWDRRSKRVSEKQPAASKEVFASGNNILVSVSFNNDEPETMQQTTIVTLPPTKDGLITKKRTDRADGGGSRKSRRDKSKNSSSKGRKKRVDSKPVAIIDLDRSPFKELTPSPKAVIVLSDSDGGDNVEKNQAGGTPRMNMHVDLDDADSRTGSGIERRDQVSQPQSPNTEVDHSFNMQSLGPKTPPEPEHIKFTLKSKNKTKNTRPNVLAEEDEEEIPSEPEDIEQRNNSTESISKIGPNTPPEPAPCSPDAYDPFEPTKSPSQSRSPMPEVENSEPASQEKHDKTNQSQGTEVPDATENTVKHPSTTEKVMNPVDLVMALMNSSASHANVTAENLNTSAESQQSARISASPQEMAEEATNKTSNSGITIISNVLIQPSKSSTTSTPAVTSSSMTSSLLLMPQIQTQTGEKSPAKLPIITSSAGGVKQSPLKTTTIFSKTSSSLISKLPLPKVGGNSNQAGGRHNGDQDVIEMDSPYSPASSDFDGLFDPPPDQPASRQTRSGNSSINTSQQKVSPTKGANKTGTGDIFDALFGSSSPSGANTTSRNQTKSKPTKSMMRSQSKRSAIKGSKASTPIGLDDSSMRIVDEVPGSAVELHFLRKLNRQERVVEEVKLVLKPHYNKKHITKDEYKDILRKAVPKICHSRTGEINPQKIQTLIEAYVRKFRIKRKLSGGQAGGSGGTKENLEVSSWLADTMQKSDCYRSVPAPKSKRS from the exons ATGTCAGATAGTGATAGTGACTTTGAATGTCCAATTGGTAAGCGGGAAGTGAGGAGAAGTTCGCGGGTGCTCAGGAGTAGAAGGAATCGGAATGAATGCCAACAACCTTCGAGGCTTCTTCGTTCCCGGATGATTGTTCAGGGGAATGCTGCTGCCGGGACATCAGCGGAAGATGAGGAAATTGAGCATGAGAGTGATAGTGCATGTGAATCTGGGGCAGGTGATCCATGTAATGGGAGGATAGGGCAACCTGGGGATGAGGTTGATGAAAGTTCCTGCGACAGCAATGGAAGTGGTGAAAAGTGCACGATATGCCTGTCAACATTGAGAGAGCAGGAAGTAGGAATTCCCAATTCATGCACCCACATGTACTGTGGCAAGTGCATTGAGGAGTGGTCAAAGGATGTTAGAACATGCCCAATAGATCGTTTACCATTTACCCATATTAGTTTCATTGAGAACATTCAGACCTTTACAATGAGCAGGCAACTGTCACTGCTAGACGATGACAATCCCGATGATAGTGCTGAGAATGTGGTGCAGGAGGAAGAGGTGGAAGAGACAACAGAGAGTGATTCGGAGAATGAAATTCCACTTGCCCAGAGAATTTTCCGACGACGAAAGGTGAATACGGCAATTTTGGATGAGGATTCCAATCAAAGTACATCAAGTGgtgaaaaatgtacaatttgCTATTCGACACTCAAAGATCAAGAAATTGGAATTCCTGATTCTTGTGCACACAAATACTGTGGTGGATGCATTGAGGAGTGGTCAAAGACAGTGAGAACCTGTCCAATAGATCGATTGACCTTCTCAAAAATCACCATTGTGGAGAATATCAGGTCTCCCAGGGTCATTAGGGAGATTTCGGTGGCAGATAAGCCCGAAGTGATGGCTGAACCTGATGAAGAGGGATATGTTGACATCAATGATGACATCTACTGTCAACTGTGCAATCATTCTGGGCATGCAGAAATGTTGCTCCTTTGCGACAGTTGCAACGATGGCTATCACATGAGTTGCCTCGATCCGCCACTGACTAGAGTGCCCGAGGGCCATTGGTTCTGCCTCATCTGCAGAAGTTGCACAGATATCGAGACACTCTTCCAGACTCGTCGACCACGTCGGAATCGAAGATCATCTGCTCAGACACGGCGTAGGACTTCGAGCAATAGAAGTCGCAGAACCTGTCGGATTCCCATTAGGTCTCTCATGTCGACTTCCGAGCAGGGAACTGCAGGGAGTGCAAATGTTGTTGAAGATGAAACTCACTGGGGTGGACCGAGTTTGTGGGAGAGGCATCGTGCAGAAGTTCCGAGTTTGTCACTGTTCGGCATGAGAAATCAATTGGATTACTTTGTGAGTGACGATGAGAGTGACAATGAGCATCATGCAGCGAGAAGTAGTGAATCCGTGGGATTACTAGTGGCACCAAGTCGTTCCCGTACATCCACAGTGTCCTCCCTGCAGAATCGCAAAGGGATCCTTCATAGTATTTTGACGCCACGCGATGAACCATCGTCAGCGTCTGTTGATGTCCTGTCCAATATACTCAATGCTCAAGAGATGTGGCACAATTTGAGTCGTCGCAATAACACAAAAAATGTCCGAATCACTCCGGATGGAAATTTAGATTTCAGTGAGGTTGTAAAGTCTGACAAACCGTCAGGTGAAACGGAGAAGAAAAAGGATCCGCCACCAGAGACACAACAAGCTCCCATGTATCCACGTGGTGGTAGAAATTCCGGTGGTGGTGGCTACTACAACAATCGCCAAGGTGGAAATCGTGGTGGTGGAAATTTTCGCAATAATTCCAATTACAGTGGGAATTATCAGGGAAactatcaaaattcaaattacaaTCAATTCAATCGTGGAAATCAATCAAATTTTGGCAACTATCAAGGATCCAATTCAGGTGGTGGCGGTGGTCGGGGCAgagagaatttttccaataccTTCCAGCCATTTCAGTTGTTTCGTAACAATAATAACaacaacaataataataatcaaaatcaaaattcccgTGGGCGTCAGCAATTTCCACCAAGAGGACGAGGACAACAGATGTTTACACCATCACCGAATAGGTTCAACCAAAGGAATCAGAATAGAGACAATTATGAtgattttagcaataatattgtgTGCACCAACAGATCTATGAGTGACAATGGCATGAACCTATCGGGCATGAGTGAAGTGAACAGAATTGAAAGTGACCAACGCAGGAATGTACTTAATTTGGAGGTCAATGCAGAAGGACAAGGCAGCATCAATTCGCTCACCAATGTGGACAGTGACGAAGAAGTTGGCTCAGCTATTG AAACCATTCAAACCACAAATACTAGACGAGATATAGATTCTAACTATCAACAGTATACAGATGATTGCGATGATGCTCATCAAAATGATGAGGATAGACAATTTGACGATCAAAATGATGATCAACAGTATGAGAATCAGGCGTGTAATTTTAGATATCCCAATGTGACACCACTTATTCCTCCACCGCCCATCCAACCACGTTTTGGGCCACGGaatgacgatgatgatgattgTCCGAATTTCAGTGTTTACTCAGCTGAAGCCATGAAATTGGCCAATAATGTCAATGAGCCACAAAATGACAATGACACATCATTGGTCAATAATCAGATGTATGAAGAGGCTGAGGAAGATCTAGTACAActcgatgatgatgatgatgagaatCTAGAGAGGCAAAATGAATCAATTATTCCAGAGGGTGCTCAAGAAATTTCCAGtatagaaaataatttgagTACATCTAAGGAAAATGATGCAGCTTCtgaattggaaaatattcctATTCCGAGTTTAGAGCATATACCAATTCCGGGTGAAAAGCCACCTGAAGCGCCACCAGTTCGCAGGGATAAGAAGGGTGTTTTGGAGTTGTATGATGATAGTGACTGGGAAgagttgaatttaattaaaacagaCGAAGATAGACCCGTTTTTGCTGATCCTGTTGCAACTGAACCTGCCCCCATTGAAAGTGAGAAACCAGCAGCTGATGAGCCTGTGAATAATAATGTTGAACCTGATCCTAGAAGCTACACACCATGCCTCGATGAGAACAATCAAATGCCAGAAAAGGAGGAAGATGATGGTGATACAATTGATATTAGTGCTAATCCCATGGATGCTGGCGGAATTGGTGGGATGGATACGGAGTTGATCTCTGATGAAGATTGTATTCTCAATAATGGTAATACTGTGGCTGATAAAATTGCAGATGGTGAGAAAAATGATGAGGATGCAGATGGGAAGAAAGATCCAAAGGACAAAGAGAAGAAGGGTGGAAAGTCTAAGGGTCAAAAATCGAAGGAATTTAAAAAGATAAGTCGAAACAATCGCGATAGGAATTACCGTGATAGAGAGAGAGGAAGGGATAGAAGTCGTTCGAGGTCGTATTCCAATGACAAGGAGAACAATCGTAGGAGGAGTTTCTCAAAGAGGAAGGGAAAGAGGAAGGATCTGGCGAGGTATGATGTACGCAATGTGGTGGAAGATCGGTGGCAACGTAGGGGAAGGAAGGATCAATATGGACGAGATACATCGAGACAGAGAAGTTTGTCATCATCGTCACCAAAACGCTATTCATATTCGAGATCACCATCGAGGAGACGATCAATGTCATTTTCATCACGTTCACCACGGCGATCACTTTCGCGAGGACGACAGCCGTATCGGGGTCGTCGGTCACTGTCTAGAAATCGACGTAGCCGACGTTCAAATTCACGAAGACGATCAACATCAAGGAGACGATCACCTTTACGAAGGCGTTCATTCTCCAGGAGGAGATCTTTCTCACGATCTCCGATGCGACGTCGAAAGTCCTATGATCGCTCTGTAAGTCCGGTTAGGAGACACTCTCGATCAAGATCGCTGGATAATTCACGAGCTGTGAGATTGAGTAGATCAAGGTCAAGGTCAAGGTCAAGGTCACCAGCTCTTTCGGGCTCATTCAACCAGAGACGCTCACGTTCTCATCGGCTTTCACCGAGACGCTTAGAACACTCACTGAGTCGTGAGCGAGTGAAGCCAGCGAAACGCAAGAAAGGCGCAAAAGATGGTCGACCAAAAGCCAAGAAGTCAAAGAAGAAGCACACATCTACTGAGAAGCATCCTTCTCCGGACACCAGAGCACCGAGAGAGGCACACAAGAGAAAAGGTGCCAATGCAGATGTTTCTGCTGCGGCATCGAAGAAGTCAAAGAAGACTAGTAGCCCACGTTCACGATCAAAATCATGGAATGGAGACGAAAGCTGTGCTGCTTCATTCTCCATGAGTCCACCGCCATGTGAGACTTTTGAAAATGAACCATCGTCTTGGACACCACCACTGAGGGATGCTGATGCAATCAGAGATGATTTGGCGGTGCCTATGCCGAAGGAGATGTCATCGAAGAGTCGTAAGAAGGAGAAGAAACGAAAGCAGGATAAAAAACGTGGTGATGGATGGGATAGACGTTCAAAGAGGGTCAGTGAGAAGCAACCGGCGGCATCTAAGGAGGTTTTTGCATCGGGTAATAATATTTTGGTGAGTGTGAGTTTTAATAATGATGAACCAGAGACAATGCAACAGACAACAATTGTTACACTCCCACCGACAAAGGATGGTTTGATAACGAAAAAACGGACAGATAGGGCAGATGGAGGTGGTTCGAGGAAATCACGTAGAGACAAATCGAAGAATTCGAGTTCGAAGGGACGCAAAAAGAGGGTTGACTCAAAGCCTGTGGCTATAATTGATCTCGATCGTTCACCATTTAAAGAATTGACACCCTCGCCGAAAGCTGTGATTGTGTTGAGTGATAGCGATGGTGGTGATAATGTGGAGAAGAATCAGGCTGGTGGTACACCAAGGATGAATATGCATGTGGATCTGGATGATGCAGATTCAAGGACTGGCAGTGGTATTGAGAGACGTGATCAAGTGTCTCAGCCACAGTCACCAAATACCGAAGTAGATCATTCCTTCAATATGCAATCACTTGGTCCAAAGACACCACCAGAACCCGAACACATCAAGTTTACGCTCAAATCGAAGAATAAGACAAAGAATACACGACCCAATGTTCTGGCTGAGGAAGATGAGGAAGAGATACCGAGTGAACCGGAAGATATTGAACAGCGAAACAATAGTACGGAAAGTATTAGTAAAATTGGGCCAAATACACCACCTGAACCAGCTCCATGTTCCCCAGATGCTTATGATCCATTTGAACCGACAAAGTCTCCATCACAATCGAGATCTCCCATGCCAGAGGTGGAGAATAGTGAGCCTGCTAGTCAGGAGAAGCACGATAAGACAAATCAGTCACAAGGAACAGAAGTTCCCGATGCCACGGAAAATACTGTCAAACATCCAAGTACCACGGAAAAAGTGATGAATCCTGTGGATTTGGTCATGGCACTTATGAATTCATCAGCATCACATGCAAATGTGACAGCAGAAAATCTCAATACATCTGCTGAGAGTCAGCAAAGTGCAAGAATTTCGGCATCTCCTCAGGAGATGGCTGAAGAAGCAACAAATAAAACATCAAATAGTGGAATAACTATTATTAGCAATGTTCTCATTCAACCATCAAAATCATCAACAACTTCCACACCAGCTGTAACATCGTCATCAATGACCAGTAGTTTGCTCCTTATGCCACAGATTCAGACACAAACGGGCGAAAAGAGTCCAGCAAAATTACCCATAATTACATCAAGTGCAGGAGGAGTTAAGCAATCCCCACTGAAAACCACTACAATCTTCTCGAAGACATCCTCCAGTCTCATCTCGAAGCTACCACTACCGAAGGTTGGTGGCAATTCAAATCAAGCTGGTGGAAGGCACAATGGTGATCAGGATGTCATTGAAATGGATTCACCCTATTCACCGGCATCAAGTGACTTTGATGGTCTCTTTGATCCGCCACCTGATCAACCAGCAAGTCGACAAACTCGAAGTGGTAATAGCTCCATCAATACCAGTCAACAGAAGGTATCCCCTACGAAGGGAGCCAATAAAACTGGTACTGGAGATATCTTTGATGCACTCTTTGGATCATCTTCTCCATCCGGTGCAAATACAACCAGTCGCAATCAAACGAAGTCCAAACCGACAAAATCCATGATGCGAAGCCAATCAAAGAGATCGGCTATTaaag GAAGCAAAGCATCTACCCCTATTGGTCTTGATGATTCTTCCATGCGGATTGTCGATGAAGTTCCCGGTTCTGCTGTGGAGTTACAT TTCCTGAGGAAGCTAAACCGTCAGGAGCGTGTTGTAGAGGAAGTGAAATTGGTGCTGAAGCCTCACTATAATAAGAAACATATAACCAAAGATGAGTACAAGGATATACTGCGAAAAGCTGTTCCGAAG ATTTGTCACAGTCGCACAGGCGAGATAAATCCTCAGAAAATTCAGACTCTCATCGAGGCATATGTGAGGAAATTCCGCATTAAGAGAAAATTATCTGGTGGTCAAGCAGGTGGTTCTGGTGGAACTAA GGAGAATCTTGAGGTGTCATCATGGCTCGCGGATACAATGCAGAAATCTGACTGCTATCGCAGCGTCCCAGCCCCAAAATCCAAACGAAGCTAA